In the genome of Cellvibrio sp. KY-YJ-3, one region contains:
- the rpsB gene encoding 30S ribosomal protein S2, translated as MPQVSMRDMLSAGVHFGHQTRYWNPKMGKYIFGARNKIHIINLEHTVPAFNEALALIQQMASQKKKILFVGTKRAAQKTIKEEAIRAGQPFVSHRWLGGMLTNYKTIRASIRRLQELTTQSEDGTFAKLTKKEALMRTRDMEKLERSIGGIKNIAGLPDAMFVIDVDHERIAIQEANKLGIPVIGIVDTNSNPEGVDYVIPGNDDAIRAIKLYVSAIADACLDGAKSASAVPNKDEYVAAEGAAE; from the coding sequence ATGCCACAAGTAAGCATGCGCGATATGTTATCTGCAGGTGTCCACTTCGGTCACCAAACCCGTTACTGGAACCCAAAGATGGGCAAATACATCTTCGGTGCGCGTAACAAGATTCACATTATTAACCTTGAGCACACTGTGCCTGCGTTCAACGAAGCTTTGGCTTTGATTCAACAAATGGCCTCTCAAAAGAAAAAGATTCTGTTTGTTGGTACCAAGCGCGCGGCGCAAAAGACCATCAAAGAAGAAGCAATCCGTGCTGGCCAGCCGTTTGTTAGTCATCGCTGGTTGGGTGGTATGCTCACAAACTACAAAACCATCCGCGCATCTATCCGTCGCTTGCAAGAGCTGACTACCCAGAGCGAAGACGGTACTTTTGCCAAATTGACCAAAAAAGAAGCTCTGATGCGCACCCGTGACATGGAGAAACTTGAGCGTTCAATTGGCGGTATTAAAAACATCGCTGGTTTGCCTGATGCCATGTTTGTAATTGATGTGGATCACGAGCGTATTGCAATTCAGGAAGCTAACAAGTTGGGTATTCCTGTTATTGGCATCGTGGATACCAACAGCAACCCTGAAGGTGTTGACTACGTAATTCCAGGTAACGACGACGCCATTCGCGCGATCAAGTTGTATGTATCTGCAATTGCTGACGCTTGTTTGGATGGTGCTAAATCTGCTTCTGCAGTGCCAAACAAAGATGAATACGTAGCTGCCGAAGGTGCTGCTGAGTAA
- the tsf gene encoding translation elongation factor Ts, whose protein sequence is MTAVTPALVKELRDRTGLGMMECKKALGEANGDIELAIENLRKVSGLKAAKKEGRTAADGVVAVKVAPDNSYGVVIEVNSETDFVARDAGFLAFVNSVLDKAFTTKQTDVAVVMAGELESAREALVQKIGEKISVRRISLVEGGVVGGYLHLNNRIAVLVQLEGGNEETAKDVAMHVAAVNPQVVSSDQMPADVVEKEKEIIRAQPDMAGKPAEIVEKMIVGRISKFLKEASLVDQAFVKNPEQTIAQFAKAAGATVKSFVRLEVGEGIEVAVVDFAAEVAAQVAASKA, encoded by the coding sequence ATGACAGCTGTTACTCCTGCTTTGGTAAAAGAACTGCGCGACCGCACTGGTTTGGGCATGATGGAATGTAAAAAAGCGTTGGGCGAAGCCAATGGTGATATTGAATTGGCCATTGAAAACCTGCGTAAGGTTTCCGGTTTGAAGGCGGCCAAAAAAGAAGGTCGCACGGCGGCAGATGGCGTTGTTGCTGTGAAAGTGGCTCCGGATAACAGCTACGGTGTTGTTATCGAAGTTAACTCTGAGACTGACTTTGTGGCGCGTGATGCTGGCTTCCTGGCTTTTGTGAATAGCGTATTGGACAAGGCATTTACCACCAAGCAAACCGACGTAGCGGTTGTTATGGCGGGTGAGTTGGAATCTGCGCGTGAAGCTTTGGTGCAAAAAATCGGCGAAAAAATCAGCGTTCGTCGCATTAGTTTGGTTGAAGGTGGTGTTGTTGGTGGTTACCTGCACTTGAACAACCGTATTGCGGTGTTGGTTCAGTTGGAAGGTGGCAATGAAGAGACCGCTAAAGACGTTGCTATGCACGTGGCTGCTGTTAACCCGCAAGTGGTTAGCTCTGACCAAATGCCAGCTGACGTGGTGGAGAAAGAAAAAGAAATCATCCGCGCTCAGCCAGATATGGCTGGCAAGCCAGCTGAAATCGTTGAGAAAATGATTGTTGGTCGTATCAGCAAGTTCCTGAAAGAAGCGAGCTTGGTTGATCAGGCTTTTGTTAAGAATCCTGAGCAAACTATTGCTCAGTTCGCTAAGGCAGCTGGTGCAACTGTTAAGAGCTTTGTGCGTCTGGAAGTGGGCGAGGGTATCGAAGTTGCTGTTGTAGACTTTGCTGCTGAAGTTGCTGCTCAAGTAGCTGCTAGCAAGGCGTAA